GACAATTCTGTTCGGGAAGTTTTTGAAAAATATAAACCGCAAACGCTTTTCAACCTGGCCGCTTATGGCGCTTACAGCAAACAAAGCAGCGTTAATCTTACCTATGAAACGAATGTAATTGGCACTGCAAATATTCTGCAAAATTGTTCCAAAGAAACGGTTTACATACATGCAGGAAGCAGTTCTGAGTACGGTTTTAATTGTACAGCACCAAAAGAAACAGACCGTGTTGAGCCGAATAGCCATTATGCAGTTTCCAAAGTTTCTGCGGCTTATTTGCTGGAATATTATGCAAAGGTTCTGGATTTAAAAACCCTGAATCTTCGACTTTATTCGATTTACGGATATTGGGAAGAGCCGGACAGACTTATTCCGAAATTGATTGAAAGTGTAAGAAAAGGCGAACTTCCTTCGCTGGTTTCACCGGATATCAGTCGAGATTTTGTTTTTATTGAAGATTGTGTTGAGGCATTTTTGGATGCAGCACTTAAAATAACCAGTGCCACTGCCGGAAGATCATATAACATTGCGACAGGCAGAAAAACGACCATTGGTGATTTGGTTGAAACTTCCCGTAAAACTTTTGGTATCGCACAAGAACCGAAATGGGGAAGCATGTCCAACCGGAAATGGGATTTGGCAGAATGGTATGGTGATCCGGATGCTTTCGAAACTGATTTTGGCTGGAAAGCAAAAACTTCATTGGAAGACGGATTGGCAAAAACCAAAAACTGGCAGGATGCTTTGAAATATGAAGACTCGATACTTCCGGCTTTCCTGAATCCAAAATTAAATCCGGTTATCACGGCAATTATTGCTTGTTATAAAGATGCACAGGCGATTCCATTCATGTATGAAAGAATTGTAAAAACCTGTAATGACCTAAAAGTACGCTACGAAATTATTTTTGTTAACGACAACTCGCCTGATAATCAGGAAGAAGTGATTAACAAAATTTGTGATAAAGATCCGAATGTAGTTGGTATCAGTCACTCGCGAAATTTCGGTTCTCAATCCGCTTTTTTAAGTGGAATGGAGATTGCT
The nucleotide sequence above comes from Dyadobacter subterraneus. Encoded proteins:
- a CDS encoding NAD-dependent epimerase/dehydratase family protein — translated: MLDSLPHYRDKIEQLKGPIFVFGASGFIGANLFNDIYKIRKDCYALTHDATKAWRLKLLNVPFENIIHCDILSDNSVREVFEKYKPQTLFNLAAYGAYSKQSSVNLTYETNVIGTANILQNCSKETVYIHAGSSSEYGFNCTAPKETDRVEPNSHYAVSKVSAAYLLEYYAKVLDLKTLNLRLYSIYGYWEEPDRLIPKLIESVRKGELPSLVSPDISRDFVFIEDCVEAFLDAALKITSATAGRSYNIATGRKTTIGDLVETSRKTFGIAQEPKWGSMSNRKWDLAEWYGDPDAFETDFGWKAKTSLEDGLAKTKNWQDALKYEDSILPAFLNPKLNPVITAIIACYKDAQAIPFMYERIVKTCNDLKVRYEIIFVNDNSPDNQEEVINKICDKDPNVVGISHSRNFGSQSAFLSGMEIATGDCVVLMDGDLQDPPEIIPAFYEKWMEGYDVVYGVRVQREMKPHIHFFYKTFYKIFQGLSYIPIPRDAGDFSMIDRKVVKELVDLPETEQFLRGLRAWVGFKQTGVPYVRPERMFGVSTNNWTKNIWWAKKAIFSFSFAPLELMSYAGFTLTGLSILGIIWQILAKLFFFPETPQGISTVIVLIVFFGGLTILGISFLGEYITKIFEETKKRPKYIRTRIRRGSKSYKTADEIRTLVKQLRK